A stretch of Henckelia pumila isolate YLH828 chromosome 4, ASM3356847v2, whole genome shotgun sequence DNA encodes these proteins:
- the LOC140863875 gene encoding probable L-cysteine desulfhydrase, chloroplastic, producing MGSLLPSNGATAQNSSKPITPEEIRSEFSHHDPTVARINNGSFGCCPASIIAAQQRHQLLFLRQPDYFYFNTLKPSIFETRRLIQTLINADHPDEVSVVDNATTAAAIVLQHTTWSFFSSHFQPGDAVIMLHYAYGAVKKSVHAYISRAGGHVIEVHLPFPVKSSSDIIFEFQKALQKGKENGRKIRLAVIDHITSMPCVIIPVKELVRMCRDEGVDRIFIDGAHAIGNVALDMKEIGADFYTSNLHKWFFCPPSAAFLYCKMSEESSDLHHPVVSHEYGNGLAMESAWIGTRDYSSQLVLPEVMEFLNRFEGGIDGIMQRNHEAVIEMAEMLVEAWGTELGTPLDMCSSLAMVGMPTCLGIKSDSDALKLRAHLRTVFKVEVPIYYRAPVEGEVDPITGYARISHQVYNVVEDYNRLRDAVNKLVKAGVTCASLSK from the coding sequence ATGGGTTCCCTCCTCCCCAGCAACGGCGCCACCGCCCAGAATTCATCGAAACCCATCACACCGGAGGAGATCCGCTCCGAATTCTCCCATCATGACCCCACGGTGGCGCGCATAAACAACGGAAGCTTCGGCTGCTGTCCCGCCTCGATTATCGCCGCCCAACAGCGCCACCAGCTCCTCTTCCTCCGCCAGCCAGATTATTTCTATTTCAACACACTCAAGCCCTCCATCTTCGAAACCCGTCGCCTGATTCAGACCCTCATCAACGCGGACCATCCAGATGAAGTCTCCGTCGTGGACAACGCCACCACCGCCGCCGCTATCGTCCTGCAACATACCACCTGGTCTTTCTTCTCGTCTCATTTTCAGCCCGGGGACGCCGTTATCATGCTCCACTATGCCTACGGAGCCGTCAAGAAGTCCGTCCATGCGTACATTTCTCGCGCCGGTGGCCATGTCATTGAGGTTCACCTTCCTTTTCCTGTGAAATCTAGTTCTGATATTATATTTGAATTTCAGAAAGCTCTTCAAAAAGGGAAGGAAAATGGTAGAAAGATTAGATTGGCTGTCATCGATCATATAACTTCGATGCCTTGTGTAATAATCCCTGTGAAAGAGCTTGTGAGAATGTGTAGAGATGAGGGTGTTGATAGAATATTTATTGATGGGGCACACGCCATTGGCAATGTGGCTTTAGACATGAAGGAAATAGGTGCTGACTTTTACACAAGTAATTTGCATAAGTGGTTCTTTTGCCCACCATCTGCAGCATTTTTGTATTGTAAGATGTCGGAAGAATCCTCTGACTTACATCACCCTGTAGTGTCTCATGAATACGGTAATGGGTTAGCAATGGAGAGTGCCTGGATCGGGACTAGGGACTATAGCTCCCAGTTGGTTTTGCCAGAGGTTATGGAGTTCTTGAATCGGTTCGAGGGTGGGATCGATGGGATTATGCAGAGGAATCACGAGGCAGTGATAGAGATGGCAGAAATGTTAGTAGAAGCATGGGGGACGGAATTGGGGACTCCGCTGGATATGTGTTCGAGTTTGGCTATGGTGGGAATGCCCACTTGTTTGGGGATTAAGAGTGATTCAGATGCATTGAAATTGAGAGCTCATTTGAGAACTGTTTTTAAGGTTGAGGTTCCCATTTACTATAGGGCCCCAGTTGAAGGAGAAGTGGATCCAATCACAGGGTACGCTAGGATTTCACATCAGGTGTACAATGTGGTTGAGGACTACAATAGGCTGAGGGATGCTGTCAACAAGTTGGTAAAAGCTGGTGTTACTTGCGCATCTCTTTCCAAATGA